The nucleotide sequence GGCGGATGATTGCTTCCGTTCGGGGCGACGCTCCGGTGCCGAACATATGCATTAAGCCATTTTTTGCCCAGTCCGCAGGAGAATTGCAGGGACATGTTGAAGCTCTACTACAATCCAGGTTCATGCTCATTGGCGTCCCATGCCGCATTGGAGGAAGCCGGCCTTCCTTATGAGGCGGAGCTGATCGACCTGACGCAAAACGCCCAGTTTTCAGACGCCTATCGTCAGAAAAACCCGTGGGCGCGGGTGCCCGCGCTCCAGATCGGCGATGATGTCCTGACCGAAAATATCGCCATCCTCAACCATATCGCGGAACTCGTGCCCGAAAAGGCCTTGCTGCCCACGGAAGGCCTTGCCCGCGCCCGGGCCCTGGAATGGCTCGCGCTGCGGCTCTGTTGCAAAGATTGGCGGCAGTCAGAGGTAGGCTGTCGCTCTGCGCCGATCAGGCGGCTGCTGCGAAATGGTGGTTGAGCATGCCCATGGCCTCCGTCAGCGCCGAGGGCCCAATGCCAAAAGCTCTCTCCACAAGGCGCACCTCGCCCCTGATGCCGGGCTGCAGGCACCAGGGGCGAGCCTGTCCTTTGCGCAGGGCTCGCATGACTTCGAATCCCTTGATCGTGGCATAGGC is from Sphingobium sp. MI1205 and encodes:
- a CDS encoding glutathione S-transferase N-terminal domain-containing protein, with product MLKLYYNPGSCSLASHAALEEAGLPYEAELIDLTQNAQFSDAYRQKNPWARVPALQIGDDVLTENIAILNHIAELVPEKALLPTEGLARARALEWLALRLCCKDWRQSEVGCRSAPIRRLLRNGG